One genomic segment of Spartobacteria bacterium includes these proteins:
- a CDS encoding (2Fe-2S)-binding protein, giving the protein MTQIVKRNWIINGVQKECTMHGLARLVDILRTEADMTGVKEGCGEGECGACTVLVDGRPVLSCLQNAAAVPDGSDIMTVEGLEQTAIGRALQTAFTEGGAVQCGFCIPGMLMSAYALLAKNGNPAEADIRTALAGNLCRCTGYVKIIEAVQKAAQMLRGEDQ; this is encoded by the coding sequence ATGACGCAAATTGTTAAAAGAAATTGGATTATCAATGGTGTGCAGAAGGAATGCACGATGCATGGACTGGCACGGTTGGTGGATATTCTGCGTACAGAAGCGGATATGACAGGCGTCAAAGAAGGATGCGGGGAAGGGGAGTGCGGGGCCTGCACGGTGCTTGTCGACGGACGTCCCGTATTGTCCTGTTTGCAAAATGCAGCCGCCGTACCCGATGGATCGGACATCATGACAGTGGAGGGACTGGAACAGACGGCGATCGGGCGTGCGCTGCAAACGGCTTTTACCGAAGGCGGTGCGGTGCAGTGCGGATTTTGTATTCCGGGTATGCTGATGTCGGCCTATGCGTTGCTGGCCAAAAACGGGAATCCTGCCGAGGCGGATATTCGCACGGCACTGGCAGGAAATCTTTGTCGCTGCACCGGCTACGTAAAAATTATTGAAGCGGTGCAAAAAGCGGCTCAGATGCTGCGGGGGGAAGACCAGTGA
- a CDS encoding xanthine dehydrogenase family protein subunit M, with translation MSATATQCFYPSTTSELTALLEQYPEARIMAGGTDLMVLFRSGVLPYPEHLIDISGIASMKEIETADDHLVIGACVTHAALHGSDDVRTWLPGLAQAAMQVGALQIQSMGTIGGNVANASPAGDSLPVLLVCDAEVVLCSAQGERSVPVTSFYLGYRRCDMKPGECIRALRIPKIKPNQSDVFRKLGTRQAQAISKVVSAARFTLNGNKIEHAAIAFGCMAPVPVRLPKTEALLQGRTLDEDTFATAELSINEELHPIGDIRSTKAYRQWVGGRLGRWLCQQICEFQ, from the coding sequence GTGAGTGCTACAGCGACACAGTGTTTTTATCCTTCGACGACCAGCGAGCTGACCGCATTGCTGGAACAATATCCCGAAGCTCGTATTATGGCTGGCGGGACGGATTTAATGGTCTTGTTTCGCAGCGGCGTACTGCCATATCCGGAGCACCTCATTGATATATCGGGTATCGCATCGATGAAAGAGATTGAGACAGCAGATGACCATCTTGTGATCGGTGCCTGCGTTACGCATGCCGCGCTGCATGGTTCAGATGACGTGCGTACCTGGCTGCCCGGTCTGGCTCAGGCGGCGATGCAGGTCGGGGCCCTGCAGATCCAATCCATGGGAACCATCGGCGGCAATGTCGCCAATGCCAGTCCCGCCGGAGATTCGTTACCCGTTCTACTGGTTTGTGATGCCGAAGTCGTGCTGTGTTCAGCTCAGGGAGAACGATCGGTTCCCGTAACATCGTTTTATCTGGGCTATCGTCGATGTGATATGAAACCCGGCGAATGCATCCGTGCCCTTCGTATTCCCAAGATAAAACCTAATCAGTCAGATGTTTTTCGCAAGCTGGGGACGCGTCAGGCACAGGCGATCTCGAAAGTGGTCAGTGCCGCACGTTTTACGCTGAATGGAAACAAAATCGAACACGCAGCCATCGCCTTCGGATGCATGGCACCCGTTCCTGTGCGGCTCCCGAAAACAGAAGCGTTATTACAGGGCCGCACGCTGGATGAAGATACCTTTGCCACAGCAGAACTGTCCATCAACGAAGAACTGCATCCCATCGGTGACATCCGATCCACCAAGGCCTATCGCCAATGGGTGGGCGGTCGACTGGGTCGCTGGCTGTGTCAGCAGATTTGCGAGTTCCAATGA